In a single window of the Hydrogenobaculum sp. 3684 genome:
- the zwf gene encoding glucose-6-phosphate dehydrogenase has translation MNNFVFVLFGGNGDLAWKKIHPSLAKLLKEGKISPKKVISCSRESSRDEFIPKIKSLFGEEYASVCDYINVDVTNPKDFNFIKSIEKDEIIFYLSIPPNLFESAIKNIGHVLLDMTNKRKIVIEKPFGYDLESAKRLNNLLHTFFLEKEIYRIDHFLGKEAVQNIFSFRFANYIFEGIWNKNFIDHVQISALEDIGIEGRSAYYDKFGAFKDMIQNHLTQMATFIAMEPPCCIDAEEIRNEKVKVLKSIRTPGIEDVVLGRYEGYTMEPGVKPGSKTETFAVVKLHIDNLRWHGVPFYLRTGKKLKTKATQIVVVLKKMPTSFAKLIGCEPKENKIVIKISPFTNIELRLEIRAPNSDFLSCPLEVSMGMENNTSSEAYETLLLDIINSNQTLFLREDEVELAWALYQPLLDIWKEKKDVELYEVGSYGPKSADILINKDNRQWYIF, from the coding sequence TGGAAAAAAATACATCCAAGCCTTGCAAAACTCCTTAAAGAAGGTAAAATTTCACCAAAAAAGGTTATATCTTGCTCAAGAGAATCCAGTAGAGATGAATTTATACCAAAGATAAAGTCTTTGTTTGGTGAGGAGTACGCATCTGTTTGTGATTATATAAATGTAGATGTTACAAATCCAAAAGACTTTAATTTTATTAAAAGCATAGAAAAAGATGAGATTATATTTTATCTTTCTATACCGCCAAACTTGTTCGAGTCTGCTATAAAAAATATAGGCCATGTGCTTCTTGATATGACAAACAAAAGAAAAATTGTAATAGAAAAACCCTTTGGATACGATTTGGAATCTGCTAAACGTTTAAACAACCTTCTTCATACATTTTTCCTAGAAAAAGAAATATATAGGATAGATCACTTTTTAGGTAAAGAAGCTGTACAAAATATATTTAGTTTTAGGTTTGCAAATTACATATTTGAAGGTATTTGGAACAAAAACTTTATAGACCATGTTCAGATATCGGCTTTGGAAGATATTGGTATAGAAGGAAGAAGTGCTTATTACGACAAGTTTGGGGCTTTTAAAGATATGATACAAAACCATCTTACCCAGATGGCAACCTTTATAGCTATGGAGCCCCCTTGTTGTATAGATGCAGAAGAGATAAGAAATGAGAAGGTAAAAGTTTTAAAATCCATAAGAACTCCAGGTATTGAGGATGTGGTGCTTGGAAGATATGAAGGTTATACGATGGAGCCAGGTGTAAAACCAGGCTCAAAAACAGAGACTTTTGCTGTTGTAAAACTTCATATAGACAATTTAAGATGGCATGGGGTACCATTTTATCTTAGGACTGGCAAAAAGTTAAAAACAAAAGCCACTCAAATCGTAGTAGTGCTTAAAAAAATGCCTACATCTTTTGCTAAACTCATAGGCTGTGAGCCAAAAGAAAATAAGATAGTTATAAAAATCTCACCTTTTACAAATATAGAGCTTCGCCTTGAAATAAGGGCTCCAAACTCTGATTTTCTATCTTGTCCTTTGGAAGTGTCTATGGGTATGGAAAATAACACCTCTTCAGAGGCTTATGAGACTCTTCTTCTTGATATAATAAACTCAAATCAAACACTATTTTTAAGAGAAGATGAAGTAGAGCTTGCATGGGCACTTTATCAACCTCTTTTAGATATATGGAAAGAAAAAAAGGATGTAGAGCTTTACGAAGTGGGCTCTTACGGGCCAAAATCTGCTGATATACTTATAAACAAAGATAACAGACAATGGTATATATTTTAG